Genomic DNA from Spiroplasma alleghenense:
TTATTCGTTTTAAATGGACTTATTATGTTGCCATTACACTGGCTCTCACACTAGGTCTTGCAACCTTTGCTTCAGCAATGGTAGTACTACAAATTCCTTTAGGATTTAGTATAATTATTTCTGCTTCGATATTAATAAGTTTTATTTTAACAAACGCAATAATGATTCTAAATCATGGAAAAGTATTAATTCAGAGTAAAAACGAAAAATCATTAACAAACTACTTTAACAAGGAAATTGATATTTCAGTAAATAACCGCGAAAACGCAGCTATTTACAGAGCTGACGTAAGAAAATTAAAATTAGAACTAAAATTAAAATTACAAAGCAAAGAAATATCAAAAGAAGATAAAAAAAATATCAAAAAAGAATTCAAAGCAGCTAAAAATGCCGAAATGGTAAAACTGAAGGAACTAAAAAAGGAAAACTCAGTAAAACTATCTAGAGCTGCGAAAGATAATAACTATTTAAAAGAAGTTATTGTTGATGTTATGAATTTTGCGATAAAAAGATTATTATTAATCGGAATATTCTATGTTGCAATTGCGATTACTATGATATTGACAATGCCAAATATTTTTGCCTTTGGACTTTCAATGTTGCTGGGAATAGTTATTTCGATGTTTGTAACAATGTTTATTATTATCCCAATTTGAATATTCTTGGAACAATGAAGATTAAGAAATCGTTTAGCATTTAAAAGATACATTAATAGTCTAAAAGTATCTCAAGAAGAACAAATAATAGAAGGTATTAACGACTAGAGGTATTAAACATGGATTTAAAAAAATATATCGTAGATGTAAAAGACTTTCCTAAAAAAGGTGTTACTTTTAAAGATATCACACCGTTATTAAATGATGCTAGCGCTTTTAAACATGCGATTGATGAAATGGCTAAATTGATTTTAAAAAATGATATTGATGTCATTGTAGCTCCTGAAGCACGTGGATTTATTTTTGCTGCTCCAATTGCCTATGCTACTAAAAAACGTTTAGTTCTAATTAGAAAACCTGGAAAACTGCCAAGAGCAACGGTTAAAACAGATTACTCATTAGAATATGGTTCTGGAGAACTTCAAATTCATTTAGATGATCTTAAACCAAATGATAAGGTAGCGATTGTTGATGATGTTTTGGCAACTGGAGGAACAACTCAAGGTATTATTAATCTAATTGAAAATCAAAAAGCCATAGTAAAAGAAATTGTTTTCTTAGCGGATTTAAAATTCTTGCACGAAAATGATTTGTTCAAAAATTATAATTTATCAAGTTTACTAGAATATTAAAAACCACCCCCTGGGTGGTTTTTTATTATTTTTTTAATAACATATCAACTAACAATTTTTGTTATAATTAATTAATATAGACATGAGGTGATTTTATGAGTCGAGAAAGATTAAGTGTCAGTTTTAATTTTGTTGAAGTTAGAGATTATGATACTGTGGAAATGGAAATGAAGAAATACATTTTCAAACCCGAATTAATTGCTGAAGTTAGAACTGCGTATGAATTCGCAGAAAAGGCTCATAAGACCCAAAAACGCCGTAATGGCGACCCGTATATCATTCACCCAATTTCAACAGCATATTTTCTTGCTCAATGGCGAATGGGACCTAAAACAATAATTGCAGGTTTGTTACACGACATTATTGAAGACACACCGATTACTTACGAAGAGATTGAGGCAAAATTTGGAACGGAAGTTGCTGACTTGGTTGAAGCTGTTACAAAAGTTACATACTTTTCAAAGGAAAAACGTCAGCAAATTAAAGCTAAATATTTAAAAAAATTATATCTTTCAATGGTAAAAGATGTTCGAGTTATTATTATTAAAATTGCTGATCGTTTGCACAATATGTCAACAATTATTAATTTACCAGAAGAAAAACAACAAATAATTGCCAGCGAAACTTTAGAAATCTATTCTTCAATTGCACATCGAATTGGAATGAAGGTTGCCAAAACTCTCTTAGAGGATTTAAGTTTTAAAATTATTAATCCAGGTGAATATCAAAGAATTTCAGAATTGTTGGAAAAAGATTTAAGTGAACGTTCTGAAACTATTGATGCAATCATGGATTATTTAGCCGTTGTTTTAGAAGAAGAGAAGGGTCTTAAAAACATTGAAATTTTTGGTAGAACAAAAACAATTTATTCAATTTATAGAAAGATGACATTGTTTGGTAAAAATTTTGACGATATTAATGATCTTCTAGCGGTTAGAATCATTACAAATTCTGTTGATGAATGTTATCAAATTCTTGGAATTGTCCATCAAATTTTTACACCACTTTCAGGTCGTTTTAAGGATTATATAGCGACTCCTAAGAATAATCTCTATCGAAGCCTGCATACTACTGTTTCTGATAAAAACGGGGTTATTTTTGAAATTCAAATTCGTACTAAGGAAATGGATGTTGTTGCTGAATCTGGGGCAGCTGCTCACTGAAGATATAAAGAAGATGAAATAATTGATGTTCAACAAAAACAAAAAGAATTAGACGAAAAAATTGATATTTTTACTAGAATTATTGACTTAGAGAAACTTTCAAGTAGTGGAGTTGAGTTTGAAGAACAAAAAGGTGAGTATGAAAAAGATAAGTTCATTGAGAAAAGTATTCAATCAGACTTTTTTGCTTCTTCTGTTTATGTTCTGACTCCGAACGGTCAAGTAATTACCTTGCCATTTGGATCAACAGTTTTAGACTTTGCTTATAGAATTCACTCAGAGGTTGGTGAACATACAACGGGAGCTAAAATAAACGGGGTCTTCTCACCGATTAATACAATATTAAATTCTGGAGAAGTTATTGAGATAAAAACAAGTTCTAAACAATTTCCAAATGATAATTGATTGAAACATGCTAAAACTAATGCAGCAAGAAATAAAATCAGAAAGTATTTAACTCAAAAAAACGAAACTGAAACTAAAGCTAAAAAGCAAAACTCTTTAAAACTAATTGCCAACACTCGTACAGAAATTAATAAATATATTGAACAAAACAATTTAAAGTGAAAAGTTAATAACGAATCTCAAATTGCAGATAAATTAAAAGTTCTTGATTACACGAGTGTTGATGTTTTTTTACTAGCAGTTGCAAATAAAGATTTTACAATTAAAGAAGCGGTTGAATTAGTATTTATTGATACTGATAACAATCAAAGTGATCAGTTCCTTAATCAATTCCGTAGTAAAAAATATATTGACAAACGTGTAAAAAATGACATTATTGTTGCTGGAATTGAAAATATCCAAACCACAATTTCAAATTGTTGTTTGCCGATTCCGTTTGAGGATGTTATTGGATATGTTTCCAAAAGTGATGGTATAAAGATACATGACAGTGGCTGTCAAAATATTCAAGGGGATAAAATGAAAACTCGTCTTATTAAGGTTAGTTGAAATAAAGATGTTGTTCAAAGCAAAGATTATTTTGTCCAAATTCAAATCAAAGGTGATGATCGTCCAAATCTGCTTTTTGATATTACAAAAACTTTCTCACATTTAAAATCATCAGTATATGACGCTAATGTTCAAGTTTCTCAAGCAGAACTACAAGTTAAAGGTAAATTTTTAGTTAAAGTTAAAGACCACAATCATTTAAACCAAATAATTACAAATTTAAGGTCTATGCCAAACATTAATTACGTTGAAAGGGTTACTTCAGCAACTGATTAATGATTATTTATAATCTGGGGGGAGTTGGAATAAATCTTAAAATATGTTATAATCATATAAGATTTTAGGGGTAAATAAAATGAAAAAAGAAATGATTAATCTAAAAGTTGACGATTTCATAAAAGCTGACTTGAATACCAATATCGCATCAAACCGAAAAGATTCAGAATATGATTTTAATTTTACAAGATGAAAAACTTTAATTTTTTCAAGTATTAAATTAAAGTTCGTACTTAAATACATTCAATCAATGATGAAGTGAGTGAATAAGGTTGTTGATACTAAGGATTTTTCAATCGTAATTGACACCACTTCTGTTGATAGATTTAATTTTTCTATTTTTGAAGGTGATAAACATATTTTTAACTCAACACTATTTACTAATTTTTACTTAATTCCTGAAGAAGAATGAGCGGAAAAAATCTATGAAGTTCATATTTCTAAATACTTAATTGATGATGAAGGACAAAAGATAACAGAGGCTACCAACTTTTTTAAAGGAGAGGTTGGTTTCGAAAGGCTTGCTAATACAATTTATTTAATTACAAAAGAACCATACCGTTTTGAAAATATGTTCCCAATTCAGTGACAAATTGAATTTAAGGATGGAAAAACTTCAAGTTCTCAAATTCGTATGCAAATTTCAAGTTTAACTGAAAAGCATCAACGTCCTTTCGATCCGTTCTTAACAATTGAACAGGCATTAAAAATTGAACAAGGTGTAAATCCTGATACTATTTTAAAATCTGTTAAAGAATCGGCTAAGGATCAAGAAACAATTAATCCCATTTGAGAAGAAGGGATTGCCCAAGAACAAAAATATCGCGACATGAATGCTGCAATGAAAATGATTCGCGGAGTCAGTGATAAGAAAAAACGTTAAAAAAGCAGGTTTAATACTTGTTTTTTTTATTAAAATTTTGAATTGATAAATTTATTTGTTATATTAATTAGAGTAGAGGTGTAGAATGCTTAAAAAACCACGTGGAACAGAAGATATTTTCGGTAAAAAAGCGCAAGATTTTTTTGCTTTGGAAATGATAATAAGAAATGTAATGGAATTGTATAATATCAATGAAGTCAGAACTCCTATTTTTGAAAGTTATGATTTATTTTCGCGTTCAGCGGGGGAAAGTAGTGATATTGTCAACAAAGAAATGTTTGTGTTCCAGGATCGTAAAAATCGTAGTTTAGCTTTAAGACCTGAAAATACAGCCGGAGTTGTTCGAAGTGTAATAGAAAATAAACTATATTTAGAAGAAAATCTACCACTGAAGCAATTTTACTTTGGTCCAATGTTTCGTTATGAAAGACCCCAAGCGGGAAGACAACGTCAATTCACCCAATTTGGAGTTGAAATTTTTGGAGGTAAATCACCATCATTAGATGCGGAATTAATTACTTCAGGAATAGAAATTTTAAGCAATATCGGTTTGCAAGATTTTAGTGTGAAAATAAATTATTTAATCTCAGGGGAAAACAAATCAAAATATATCAAAGTTCTAAAAGATAGTCTGGCTAAAATGAAGCTTTGCGAGGATTGTTTGAATCGAATTGAAAAAAATACTCTTAGAGTTTTAGATTGTAAAGTAGACCAAGAAAAATTTGATAATATTCCTTCAATGAGCGATTTTTTAAGCCCTGAAGATGATCAATACTTTAAGGAGTATTTAAGTATTCTAAAGCGAATGGATTTTAGCTTAGAAATTGATGCTAAATTAGTACGAGGATTGGACTATTATACTGGCATTGTTTTTGAAATTGTATCAAATGATGAACGTCAAGGATCGCAATCTACATTATTAGCTGGTGGACGTTATGATAATTTAGTTGAAGAGCTAGGAGGTCCACAAATTTCGGGAGCCGGATTTGCCTTAGGAATCGAAAGAATATTGATAGCTCTAGAAAATGCTGAAATTAGTATTTCTCAGCCAACTGAGCTAGATGTTTACTGTATACCATTATCAAAACAAGCTGAATTATTCACAAGTTCATTACTATTTATGTTAAGAAAAGCTGGTTTAAAATCGGATACTAGTTTTGTAAATAGAAGCTTGAAGTCTAATTTCAAAAAAGCAGAGTCGCTTAAAAGTAAAAATATTCTTTTAATTGGAGATAAAGAATTAAAAGAAAATTATGTAATAATTAAAAACCAAACTACCATGAAAGAAGAAAAGGTTAAATTTGAAAAAATATTAAACTTTTTAATTGAGGAATTATAAAATGAAAAGAACGCACAATTGTGGAGAATTGACCAAAAAAAATCTTGGACAAAAAGTTATTTTACAAGGTTGAGTTAAAAAAACCAGAAAACTCGGAGGTCTTAATTTTATTGATTTAAGAGATCGTTATGGAGTTACTCAATTAATTATTGAAGACGCGAATTTATTAAATCTTTCATTACTAAAACCTGAGTTTGTAATCGAAGTTTCTGGTGAAGTTATTCAAAGAAAAAATAGTAATCCTGAAATGTTTACTGGTGAAATTGAAGTTAAGGTAAGCAAAATTGAAATAATAAATTCAGCAGAATTAACTCCTTTTGAAATTAAAGATAATTTAGAATCAAATGAAGACACTAAAATGACATTTAGATATTTAGATTTGAGAAGAGAAGAACTTCAAAAAAATTTCATTTTGCGTAGCAAAGTTAACAAGATAATTCGTGATTATTATTGTGAAAATGATTTCATTGAGGTTGAAACTCCAATTTTTGGTAAATCAACTCCAGAAGGAGCGAGGGACTTTTTAGTTCCAAGTCGTACAAATCATCATAAGTTTTATGCTTTACCACAATCTCCACAGCTATACAAGCAACTTCTTATGATTGCTGGATTTGACCGTTACTTTCAAATTGCCAAGTGTTTCCGTGACGAAGATTTAAGAATTGATCGACAACCAGAATTCACACAGTTGGATATGGAAATGAGTTTTGCTACCCCTGAAGATATTCAAAATAATATTGAAGGGCTATTAACAAAAATTATTTGAGAAACTAAAAAGATTAAATTAAAAACCCCATTGCCTAGAATAACTTACGCTGAGGCAATTTCTAAATACGGAATTGATAAGCCAGATTTGCGTTTTGACTTGCAAATTCACGATTGTAATAATATTTTTTCAAAAACAGAAATTAATTTATTTCAAAATATAAATTCTGATTCAGTCCGTGGAATTAAGGTTGACCATTTAATTGGGAAAAAGGAAATGGAATATTTATCTGAAACAGCTAATCAAAATAAACTACCTAACTTGCCTTTTTTAAAATTTAATAATGGGGAGTGAAGTGGCAGTTTGGCTAAAAATTTAAGTGATAATGAGAAGAAAAATTTAATAGAAATATTTAAAATAAAAAGCGATTGTACTTTACTAATTGCAAAAGGGGAATACAACTTGGTGAGTCAAGCACTTGGTGCGATTCGTAATCATGTTGCTAAAATTTATGAATTATTTGATAAAAACGAAATTAACCTATTATGAGTTATCGACTTTCCGCTATTCGAATTTTCTGAAGAGGAAAATCGCTTTGTTGCTGCACACCATCCATTCACTCAACCAAAAGAAGAGTCAATTTCTGATTTTGATGTAAATAAAAAAGAAGCCTTAGCTGCTGCTTATGATATTGTAATGAATGGTTTTGAAATTGGTGGAGGTAGTCAAAGAATTACCAACGAAGAAATTCAAAAGAGAATGTTTAAAGCAGTTGAAATGACTCCTGAATCTGTTGAAAAAAACTTTGGGTGATTTATTAATGCCTATAAATTTGGTGCGCCTTACCATTCTGGATGTGCTTTAGGAATTGATAGAATATTAATGATTTTAGCTCAAACAAACTCTATCAGAGATGTAATTGCCTTTCCTAAAAATTCAAACGGAATTGATCCAATGACCAATGCCCCAGACGTTGTTAGTCCAAATCAATTAGATGAATTAAAACTAAAGTTAAGTAAGTAAGAAAATGAATAGAGAAAAAGCAAAAAATAAGTATAAATGAAATGTTGATAAACTATACAAAACTAAAAGAGAATTTCTTGAAGATTTAGAATTATTATCAATCAATATGCGAGCACAAACTCTTTTTAAGGGTAGTTTGAAAAACTATCAAGATTTTTGTGATTTTGATGAATTATCTGAACAAGGAAATGTTATCAGTAGCCGCATTGAACAATTTTTTAAAATTCTAGATGTTGAACCTCATCATAAAATTGCGTTAGATTTTCAAGCAATTTATGATAAAGAAATGGAAAAATTTGATGGTCAATTTTCTTGAATTGAAGATGAAATTAAGGGAATCGGGGAAAAACAAATTTATGAGTGGTTAGAAACTAAGGAATCTTGAAAACCATATCGTAGAACTTATAAAAAATTCTTTAAAAATTTAAAATATTTACTACCCGAAAAAGACCGAGTTCTTTTGGATAAAGTTAGCAAGAGTAGCGGATTAATTTATGAAATGTATGATTCATTAAAAAATAAAGATAATGAAACCCCAATATTAAACTATAAAAATAAAGAATATAAGTTGACTCAAAGTAAATACGTTGATATTTTGGAAAAAAGTGATCCGTTTTTAGATCAAGAGCTGCGTGCTTTAGCTGTTAGAAAATATCACCAAAAAGATTTTGAGAACAAATATGGATTTGCCAAAATTTATGAATCAATTATTAAAGAGGAAACTGAAACTCTAAAATTAATTGGAATGAAAGATTTTCAGGAAAATTTTTTCGGTGAAGAGAATATTTCTGTTGAGTCTTTTAAAGCCTTAGTTAAATTTGCTTCAGAAAACAGTAGTCTTTATCATAAATATTTTACTTTAGTTAAAAATTACTGAGGATTTAAAGAAAAATATTTTAGTAGTGACGCTAGTTTAATTTTTTATCCAGATGCTTTTCAAAAAATAAGCCTAAAACAAGGTGTTGAGCACATAAAAAAAGCATTACAACCCCTTGGTGAGGAATATGTTGAAAATCTAAAAGATGCTTTATTGGAAAATAAAATAGATTATTTTGAAAGTCCTTATAAATCATCAGGAGCTTTTACAACATTTTCTTATGAATTTGGATCACTAATTTCAATGAATTGAAATGACAATTTTTCAAGCATGCTAACTTTATCACACGAATTGGGTCATTCGGTTCATAATAAATTCTCAAAAGACCAACAACAAAAACCATTAAATTATTTTAATAATATTATTGCAGAAGTTTCAAGTACTTTAAACGAACAAATTGTTATAGACTATTTATTGATCAATAATATTTCAAAAGAAATGAAAGCAAATATTTTGAAAGAAAGAATTGAATTTATCATAAATAATTTTTATCATGGTATTCAAGAATCATATTTTGAATTTGAATGTTTTAAAGTAATTGATAAAGATGAAAATCTCACATTAGAAAAAATTGTTTCATTAAACAAAAAAACTGATACAGAAATATTTGGTAAAAGTCCTTTTGACAAATATGATGACAATTTAAAAAACATCTCATGATCTCTTAGTTCTCATATTTTTGAGCAACCATTTTACCTATATAAATATGCGCTTAGTTTAGTTATGAGTTTTCAATTATTTCAAGACTTTAAAAATGGAGATTCAGAAAAGGTAGTTTCATTTTTGAAGGATGGGGGAAGTTTGGAGCCTCAGGATTTATTTCAAAAATATGGCGTTGATATTTGTAATCCAAGAAGTTATGAACCTTTAATTAAATACTTAAACGAATTGATTCTTGAATTAGAAAAATGTCTAATAAATTAATAGATATTAATAATAAAATTGTTTAGATATTTTTTAAGATATCATGAAAAGTTTTCACTAAAAAATAATGAGTAATTGCAGTTCATCAGAACGCTTTCGCTTATTTTTTTCTTTTTAGATAACAATCTTAGGTAACTAAGAACTTTAAAAGTAATATTTTTTGATTCAAATATTCTTCCATCAAACATTGCGGCTTCTTTAAAAGTAATATCTAAATATTCATCATCGCCAATTTGGGACATTATTTCTGATTTGCTTTGCTCAAAAATTTTAAAGTTTTTATCATTTAAGAGACTGATGGCTAAGTTCCTTTTTTCAGAAACGGTTTCTTTTTCTATAATTGAATAAAATTCTGTAATAATTTTTATTGCCTGGCAAATGGCCATTAGTTCTGTGGTTTGAACAATCATTTTTGAAAATTTCTTTAAAATCTTAGGATTGGCTTTTATTTTGTTTATTTTGATATTATAAAAATTAGCGAAATTAATAGCATTGTAAAATATTTGTTCAGTAACATCACCGTTAATATCAATTGTTTTTAAATATCCCTTACCTTCAGAAGCAAATTTGATTAATCATTTGTTCAGCTTTTTACTAACTAAAATACCCGCCTTTTCCCAGTAAGGAATTAAATGTACTAATTTATCGGCTTCATTTTTTGTTAAATTATCTGGTTTTGCAAAATTAATCATTGTTAAATCTCCTTATTTAAATAATTTTAAACTATTATTTTGAAAAAATCATTTTTTAAGAGATAATAATAAAATAAAAGAAGAGGGAAAAAGATGCACGATTTTAAAGAAAAAGAAGCTCAAGCTATTTTGAAGTGATTTGAGCCAATTATAAGCACAATCTCAGTAAACTTGGACTATTTACAGGAGTCTTTTGAAAGTAAGCAAATAACAGATCAAAGTGTTAAGAATTTAATTAAAATGATTGAGAATCTTGAATTTTTAGATGAATTTGAAGATTTTTGCAAAAAGTTTAATAAATTTAAGGCTGTAATGAGCACAATTATCAATAAGCTATTCATTGAACAAGCAGACACGAATTTATATGAAATATATTCATTTTTATACACAATTGATAATGTTATTAATATTGCTAATAAATGGTTTGAAATTTCAGCTAAAAGAAGTCTAGAAAATAAGGAACCGTTGGATTTTGAAGAAATTAAGGAATTAATCGCGAAAGATAGCCAAGAGGATTTAGATGAATTTGGAAAAATCGCAACAGAATATCAATTATTAGGTAAAGATGAGCAAAAATTATTTAATGTAATCGCTTTAGATGATGTTTGAACTGATGTTGAAGAAGGGATAACTATATTTATTGAGTTATATGAAATTTCCCACCCGTTGTCATTTCTACTTAAAACGTCTAGGGAAATGCAAAATATTGAGACAACAAGTTACTATATTTTAATAAGAATTCAGGCTATGATTTCTTTCTTTAATTATTGAAGTGAAAACTTCGAAATGGATGAAGAAGATGAGGGGAATTTTGATGATGAAGTTCTAGACGAGTTAACTTTAGAACCAAATCCAGATTTTAAAGAGAAACTTATTTTTGCAGATGATTCAAAACTTGAAGTGCAATTAGAAGAAATGCCTGAATATCAAGCAGAAACAGAGGAAAAAAGCGACGATGGTAAGATAAAGGTTGTAAATGATATTACAGAATTAGTTAGTGATCTAGATAATATTAGAAGCCAAAGATTTAAAAAATAAATATATAATAACTATTGCTTTTGAATAAATTTTCAAAAGTTTTGTTTTTTTAATAATTAATGATATCATTATTATTAATAATAAGGAGTCCGTATGAAAAAAAATAAGAGTTTATTTTCGCAAAGATTAACAACATTTTACGTTTCGGTAGGACTTTTTTACGTTTTTATTAATAGTATTGAAATGTTTAAATTTGCGCCATTTTTTGATTTTGGTGAAAATTTAACAACCGCAATTAGAATAGTTTATGCTATTTTAACAATGATAATCGGAGTCTATTTAATTGT
This window encodes:
- a CDS encoding adenine phosphoribosyltransferase encodes the protein MDLKKYIVDVKDFPKKGVTFKDITPLLNDASAFKHAIDEMAKLILKNDIDVIVAPEARGFIFAAPIAYATKKRLVLIRKPGKLPRATVKTDYSLEYGSGELQIHLDDLKPNDKVAIVDDVLATGGTTQGIINLIENQKAIVKEIVFLADLKFLHENDLFKNYNLSSLLEY
- a CDS encoding RelA/SpoT family protein, producing the protein MSRERLSVSFNFVEVRDYDTVEMEMKKYIFKPELIAEVRTAYEFAEKAHKTQKRRNGDPYIIHPISTAYFLAQWRMGPKTIIAGLLHDIIEDTPITYEEIEAKFGTEVADLVEAVTKVTYFSKEKRQQIKAKYLKKLYLSMVKDVRVIIIKIADRLHNMSTIINLPEEKQQIIASETLEIYSSIAHRIGMKVAKTLLEDLSFKIINPGEYQRISELLEKDLSERSETIDAIMDYLAVVLEEEKGLKNIEIFGRTKTIYSIYRKMTLFGKNFDDINDLLAVRIITNSVDECYQILGIVHQIFTPLSGRFKDYIATPKNNLYRSLHTTVSDKNGVIFEIQIRTKEMDVVAESGAAAHWRYKEDEIIDVQQKQKELDEKIDIFTRIIDLEKLSSSGVEFEEQKGEYEKDKFIEKSIQSDFFASSVYVLTPNGQVITLPFGSTVLDFAYRIHSEVGEHTTGAKINGVFSPINTILNSGEVIEIKTSSKQFPNDNWLKHAKTNAARNKIRKYLTQKNETETKAKKQNSLKLIANTRTEINKYIEQNNLKWKVNNESQIADKLKVLDYTSVDVFLLAVANKDFTIKEAVELVFIDTDNNQSDQFLNQFRSKKYIDKRVKNDIIVAGIENIQTTISNCCLPIPFEDVIGYVSKSDGIKIHDSGCQNIQGDKMKTRLIKVSWNKDVVQSKDYFVQIQIKGDDRPNLLFDITKTFSHLKSSVYDANVQVSQAELQVKGKFLVKVKDHNHLNQIITNLRSMPNINYVERVTSATD
- the hisS gene encoding histidine--tRNA ligase, which encodes MLKKPRGTEDIFGKKAQDFFALEMIIRNVMELYNINEVRTPIFESYDLFSRSAGESSDIVNKEMFVFQDRKNRSLALRPENTAGVVRSVIENKLYLEENLPLKQFYFGPMFRYERPQAGRQRQFTQFGVEIFGGKSPSLDAELITSGIEILSNIGLQDFSVKINYLISGENKSKYIKVLKDSLAKMKLCEDCLNRIEKNTLRVLDCKVDQEKFDNIPSMSDFLSPEDDQYFKEYLSILKRMDFSLEIDAKLVRGLDYYTGIVFEIVSNDERQGSQSTLLAGGRYDNLVEELGGPQISGAGFALGIERILIALENAEISISQPTELDVYCIPLSKQAELFTSSLLFMLRKAGLKSDTSFVNRSLKSNFKKAESLKSKNILLIGDKELKENYVIIKNQTTMKEEKVKFEKILNFLIEEL
- the aspS gene encoding aspartate--tRNA ligase encodes the protein MKRTHNCGELTKKNLGQKVILQGWVKKTRKLGGLNFIDLRDRYGVTQLIIEDANLLNLSLLKPEFVIEVSGEVIQRKNSNPEMFTGEIEVKVSKIEIINSAELTPFEIKDNLESNEDTKMTFRYLDLRREELQKNFILRSKVNKIIRDYYCENDFIEVETPIFGKSTPEGARDFLVPSRTNHHKFYALPQSPQLYKQLLMIAGFDRYFQIAKCFRDEDLRIDRQPEFTQLDMEMSFATPEDIQNNIEGLLTKIIWETKKIKLKTPLPRITYAEAISKYGIDKPDLRFDLQIHDCNNIFSKTEINLFQNINSDSVRGIKVDHLIGKKEMEYLSETANQNKLPNLPFLKFNNGEWSGSLAKNLSDNEKKNLIEIFKIKSDCTLLIAKGEYNLVSQALGAIRNHVAKIYELFDKNEINLLWVIDFPLFEFSEEENRFVAAHHPFTQPKEESISDFDVNKKEALAAAYDIVMNGFEIGGGSQRITNEEIQKRMFKAVEMTPESVEKNFGWFINAYKFGAPYHSGCALGIDRILMILAQTNSIRDVIAFPKNSNGIDPMTNAPDVVSPNQLDELKLKLSK
- a CDS encoding M3 family metallopeptidase, which gives rise to MNREKAKNKYKWNVDKLYKTKREFLEDLELLSINMRAQTLFKGSLKNYQDFCDFDELSEQGNVISSRIEQFFKILDVEPHHKIALDFQAIYDKEMEKFDGQFSWIEDEIKGIGEKQIYEWLETKESWKPYRRTYKKFFKNLKYLLPEKDRVLLDKVSKSSGLIYEMYDSLKNKDNETPILNYKNKEYKLTQSKYVDILEKSDPFLDQELRALAVRKYHQKDFENKYGFAKIYESIIKEETETLKLIGMKDFQENFFGEENISVESFKALVKFASENSSLYHKYFTLVKNYWGFKEKYFSSDASLIFYPDAFQKISLKQGVEHIKKALQPLGEEYVENLKDALLENKIDYFESPYKSSGAFTTFSYEFGSLISMNWNDNFSSMLTLSHELGHSVHNKFSKDQQQKPLNYFNNIIAEVSSTLNEQIVIDYLLINNISKEMKANILKERIEFIINNFYHGIQESYFEFECFKVIDKDENLTLEKIVSLNKKTDTEIFGKSPFDKYDDNLKNISWSLSSHIFEQPFYLYKYALSLVMSFQLFQDFKNGDSEKVVSFLKDGGSLEPQDLFQKYGVDICNPRSYEPLIKYLNELILELEKCLIN